Genomic segment of Falco peregrinus isolate bFalPer1 chromosome 5, bFalPer1.pri, whole genome shotgun sequence:
CAGCTACATTTCATAACTTTACAAAACTGAGGGAAATTGCTACCATTCAAAATTAAGCCAGATTTCCCTTTCAGCACATTAATAAATTAACCATTTTAAATGCCTAACATTTCAGGTGAAAGCATTTGGTGGGGGAATATCAGTGAAAATGAGTAccatgggtaaaaaaaaaggcacatctGACAAAGCAGAAACCACAAACCACATTATCAAGGCCCTCTTCAAAAACTGGAGCTCAATTAGTTAATAACAGAGCTTGTCTAggtcttcagaaaagaaacgACCTTCCAAGTAAGCAGCTCCTTGTAACTAGAGTCCAAGCAACAGATACTTATGTATCAAACTTCTAAACACTAACAATGCCTAGAAAGCACTCCCTGCTTGCCAGGGTGAGTATTTCCTGTTAGCATCCCTACCGCCGATGCATGCGAACCACACTTTACCTCTCAGATGATTTGGATAGGTATTATTTCAAGTCTTTTTGAACAAGAATAAAGCAGCACTGTGGCTGAAAGAAGCAATACTATCCCTTCCTTGTTTGCAGCCTCTCGTACCATCCCCTTCCTTGTGCTGATATGAGCATCTGATCCATgttcagataagaacaatttttatctgaaattatttggtgatacttttcttcttcctggcaCAAGGGATGACAAGCAGATGAAATACAGGACAGGAGTACTACTTCATTTGGCACTAACAGTTTCAAGTGACAGTAAAACTACACTGTAAGGTAAATCTTGATGACATCATGCCGAAGTAattacaaatacatttgaagATATGTTAAGTAAGTAAGTGCTCATGAGTTTCTTATAACTGCTTGGATAACAACAGCGAGTACACACATTATATGATGTTTTTGTGGTAAGCATACCGCTGAAATCTTGTGACCCCGATGAACACAGACTTTTGAcaatgttttctgcagaagctgttaTTAAAGTCATCTAACTTTACAGAGCCTCTTCTACTCTTGCAGATCAAAGCAAGTAACATCTTTTTTGCATTAAGACTTCCTAAATTTTCATGGCTTTATCTAGTGattttcccttatttttaaaaaggggaaatttcCTcatttataaggaaaaaactaAGCTATTCCCAAGATACTTCCACATACATAACTGTGAAATCTAGGATTTCTGTactaacaaaataaattctccTAAAATAACAAACACTAAGTATTTTATACCATGCTTTCAGCTTTGATACTTCATACTTTTCCCTTAGAACATCTATCCTTTGATTACATTCAAGCATTGGAAAAACTTGGATGCCTCAGAGCCAGATGAAATCTTAACCTGGATGTTTAGCAGGAGGGTGGCAGCTGCAAAGAGGCAAGTACAAAGCAGATCCACTGTCATTACTTCCAAAACACGCATGAAACTATGAGGGGTGGTATTGACACCACAACTTCTTTTGTCCCTTCCTCAGCAAATGCACCCTATCACACACAGGACTTCTGGCTGACAGTTCCTGCATACTGCAACAGAAAACACCATTAACAACCTAGCTACTTCCAAACTTTTGTTGTTCCTATTGTTCCAGCAGAATAGCAACCAATGTGACTAAGTCCAGTTTCCACTGTTTACTGAGCCTATTCCCTTTACATTTCAGTTACATTCAGCAAAATCATTATCTTAGAGCAAGCTCCAAGTCCAAATTATGACACCATTTAATTTGCATATGAGCTaaactaaaagcatttttataaaatcCTAATGAGTTCAGAAAGTGGTAACTGGTtattaactggaaaaaagtttAGAGAGCAAAGGGTACTTGTAGCCACTCTCCAATTTGCAGATTTACTACAGACATCTGGTTTCTACACAAAGCAGCACTTACAAGAAAACTTAACCAAATAGGTCCCACTGTTTATCCCCAACATTACTCTAGCAGACAGTGctacctagaaaaaaaaaaaaaaagaatgaaaatgaaagggaaatgtGAATCTGAATATATTCCCAATAGATTTAATTGCtacattctttttaaagactCAAAAAAGCTACTTTGTAAACTTTCAAGTTGGTCATCTGGCTCCCATTTGTAGTGACTGCCAAAAATACATAATAAGGAAAAGGATGGGGGAGGAAGAAATGCATTAGAAATCCACAAAACTGCTGCTTGTAGTTCAGATGAAAGTAAACACTGTCCAGGTGTAGAATTAAGTTATCTATAGAACTGACACAGAACTTTACTCATAACAAGTATTTATTGTGAAACAAATTTTTCAATAACTCTAACAAGTCATTCAATGAAGCATTTAGACATGAATTGTCTCAAAAATCTCAGCACCGCACACAATactaaagtattttttgtttccagaactCTACAGACTGAAAAGTTTCCATTTCATACTTAAGTGAAACTTAACGTATACAACTTGTAATGAAACGTTTTATTATTCATAAAATGTGACTAATACAGTATATGCACATTTTGGCTCTACCTCTGCctcagaaagcagctgctttgtcTCTTAGCTAAACCATTAAACAAAATGGATAACACATGCCTTGTAACAGATCTCTAGCTTGCACAATTAATATTCAATTTACAGGAAAAGCCTGAGCAATTATAAAGAATAAATCACCGCAAAGCAGGCAGCTACCATTTTAACAAGTAATATCAAAAGTAGGATGAGCTAGACACACTTAACATTTACAAACATTATGCAAAGTACAACCCCCCTGCTCCAGGATATTACCTCTTACCCTCGGGAAAGAATGCTGGCAAAGAATTTTTACCCCATGGAAAGCACATTTAAGACTGTCAAACTTAGAGAGAGTATTCACTTCAACAATTTCATAACTTTACTCTTTTATCAACCCACTTCAGGTTAACCTGTAGACCAGGATATCTGGTTTTATGACAGCCACAGAAGAACTTTGAATCTGCTAAAACGGTAGGTGgacttttttcctaaaagtaTATTAACCTAAAGCTCAAATAAAACACTTGATTACAGTaaacagggggaaaaatgctgcataaagatttattttaagtagTATtgcatatgtatttaaaatcttttagaGATTAtatttacagcctcctctccctgcctgaaaAGTGTACAACCTGTAAAATATTCAGGGGGTGTTATCTTCTCTTGtttatttgcaaatgtaaaGATAATGaaagattattattattgtagAGCATTTAGGCTTGACAATCATTATTTTGACAGCCaagaaaaatgtatctgaaCCTCTCTCATTTTAATTAGTTCAGCtacacacatgaaaaatatttcataaaatgctttacaaaatcctcctattaagaaaaacaacacactGGGAAACAAGCAATGCAATTAAGATAATCTTTTCCTTATTAGTTGGAAAATGTTGTTTATTATTTCCCAGTTTCTTTTCAAGTTAAGAACAGTTTTTATAATGGTAGAGTCTAATTAAAGGATATCAAGAGTTAAAAGTTGTTCCATGCTCCTTATGCGTTAGAAACCCCTGCCAACTAGTCCTCTAGGctttaaatattgttttgacAGATTGCATTTTCATTCCGTCACAAAGAAAGCATTCTCCATAGTCAACGCACGAGCAGATCTTCACCAGCTCAGTGAAAGCCAGATACATTGTTCCGTGCAAGAATGAAGGCTTTgcagactactttttttttgtttgtgtttgcacCTTTGGTAAATTCAGCACCACCTATACAGCAAGAATCACTCCACTTTTATGAGTATGATACAGATGTTACCATGGGAAGCCTGATCCAACAAGATTATGAAATGCAATCCAAGGATAtaagaaaggtattttatttatattatcagtttaatatttttaattgctaagCATTATATGAATAAGGTGTTACATGCATGTACGCAATTTTATGGAAGTCTTataataatagaaaaacatACAGTGGTTTCAGACATAGGAAAAGCCACtcaaattaaaaccacaaaaatactACCCTTGCTACAGTTTGAGAAACCCACAAAAGACAGGCTTTCACAAACAAGACTAAAGCATCATTTTTAACTCTGCTGTAGTTAGTGCCTACTGCTGTAAGCGTTTCAAGAATGGGATATACTAGTATACTAGCTCAACAGTTTGAGTAACATTGTATTAACACAGTATGTTTGATTAAAAACAAGGATGGTGATTTTATTTAGGAATTCTTTTCGTGTATCAAAGTAATACATGAAACGGTACTTTTTATTGGATATAATCTGCCAGCCTAAACCACAGTTTCTCTTTTGACTTACCAAACTATCAAGTTTTTTGCCTTGGTTTTTCAGGGGTGGGTGCTTGGGGGTTTTGCAACTCAAGTTTAGCAGTCATGAACTACTATGGAACATCCAGTCCTGCAGTGGTCACCTACATTATTAACACTTTGAAAGCcttaaaagcagcaataaagtTTATACCTCATGGCACTCACAGCACCCCCAAACGGTCAATGCTGAACTccgctgctgcctgctccacaTAAATGCCTGATCCCTTCAGCAGaacacacaaaaccagcagagagTTAAATGAAGtgcagcagcctcagcagaCCGAGACAGTTAAAAACCTCATACCTCTGTTCAGACTGCCTCTCACAGGACCTAAGAGATACATGTCAAGAGAACAAGATACAACATTGATTAGGAAGAAAAACTAACAAAGATTGCCCCAAGTCTAGTTGCCAAGGAAAATACCAAATTAACCAAAGTGGTAACAACCAAGTATTAATAAATTAAAGGAAGTTTTCATTAATATTCACTGTGCACGTTACAATAACGTAGTCtgctaaacaagaaaaaaagacagcagcaaaAGACAATTTGTATAAGTAAAAATACTTATTATATAATAAGTATAATAATACTTACTATAAAAATATTGCAGCAGCATATAGAAAAATCACTTCTGTACaccttaatatttttctaattccAATTAAATTATAGCTTTTCACTGTAAGACTAAGAACAGCAGCtacatatttatattaatatatagtAATACAAATAGATAAAAAAAGACtaaggtattttaaaatctgacatCTGCCACTGATGAAGTAACATGTTTTCATAAacctatgaaaaataaatcatttaaagGACTCTTAACTAATGGTGGCTATCCATTCACaactaagtttaaaaaaaaatactaaaaatgttAACTTTAACTAGTTAGGCATAGCATCAGATGACACTCATTACTAAAATTGTTCTAATAAGAATACGTTACTGTTTCAGTAAAGAGAACAATAAGGAGCATACCTACAAGGAAATGGTGCCAATAGATGTGCCAGAGACTAATCAAAGTCCCTACTGTCAGTGGTATAAACTAGAGGTCTTCTGAAGGCCAACAGTTCTGCTTAAGATAATTCCAGGAATGCAGTTGGTCATTATTTCCATCAGGTCAGTTCTCCAATTACATGTTTTCATTGCAAAAGTATAAATCAGTTCCTTATGTGCAACAAATATATCCAGCGTTCCCAGTTAAATCATGGGACACACAAACAAATCCATTCATTTATTGCACAAATTCTAGCTCCCATAATATTTTAAGTGTTAACTGTAATTACACGTCAACAATTTCCTCAAACATGCCCAGTCAGAAATCAACATTGCATGATAGATTTAACTCCTCGCTGTATGCCTgaacagtcagaaaaaaagatttttaaataaaacatcagaagaaatctggttttgttagcgataaaaaaaataaatgaagtgaaTTTTAGTCTACCACTAAGGAAAAGGTCAGCCAAGCAAAATTTATTATAATGATTCTTATTTGAAACCACAGCCACCTGTCTTGAATAAAATATTAGAAGATTAAAACCATGAAATCTTAATTTTCTCAACAGAGTAGAACCATCCAATTAGACACCCTCTCACACCTGGATTAATTAATTCCATTGAATATGAACTATCAACTTTATAGACCTTTGTGTGTTATAAAGATAAGCCAATTGTTTTGCAGAAGTTTTAAGACTGTTATTCAGATGTGTAATGTTAATGTGGTTTTGTATGGGTAATTCATGTCTGTGGAGCAAAGTGCAACAGGCAGGTGGAATTTAAGTAAGTAGGCTAATATTCCTTCAGTGTATTATCTACATGTGCAAGTAATGAACTTTCTGTGGTTATAATCCAATCAATCTTTTGCACTGATATTCCATGGCTAGGAATTTTTATAGCTGACCAGGAAATACTTCCTATACACTGGTcattcatactttttttttgcaggggtgtggggggggtgtctgtgttTAATTTTGTGGATTCATGAGTATTCTGCAAATAATCAGGTTTATGTTTTGCTGACATTTCCTGCTTCCAGAAACTAGTTGTACATTGTATTCTGCAAGGAACTCACATGCATACCCTTCCATAGATCACACCCAAGTGGGCTACTGTACTAGCATATCTGTACCAGGTGTAGGTTTCTATGTCAGCGAACATGTTTTCATACAAGCAAATTaagcatctcccttatgagcCAAACAAGCTACAACAACAAAAGTGCAGTTGTTCTAAGTCTATGTACACAGAAGTCTACTGGCATGGATACCTTAGTCAAGAACCATGTCTTCACATGCCTAATCAGTATTATCTATGcaagctaaatattttttgcagaaaCCTTCTGTAAGATTTGCTGCTTGTTTTAGTCTAGCTCACCACCCCCACAGCTTCCCTCCACCCAACACTGCAAAAAGTCCTTACCCTACACAGAAGTTTCATGCTACAACTGCTAAACCATTGCCAGCGTTCTAACTTGGGTGTGAAAGTCTTACTAAAGCAAACCAACCTATCccaaatgagacagaaaaaagagcCATAGTCTAGACAGACAGATGCAGGGAAAAGCCAAGGAATGGATGATCCACAGGCTAAAAAGGGGTCAAAATGACAGAGGCTGGCCAAGATATTTGTTTCTCAGCTTGGTAAAATTTGAGGGGTTTATTTTGCAGAATACAAAAATTCCCACAGAAAAGTATAAGCaactaaatattaaataaaacaaagtcaGTATCAATAGTGTTATATTCACACTGCTCTTGTAGATGACCTATCTGTGTGATACATATCTGaaggggaattaaaaaaaaataattaaaaaaaccaccatttCTCTTGTGAGCACTCATAGTGTATAAGAAGCTCTCTTCAATAGAGGACTGAACTCCTGCCAAGGCCTGATCCTTAGgcacatttaaagaaaaagtattttccacaCCCGACACTGTACTTTTCTCCGTGTGTTTTCAATAGCCACACAGACCAAAAAACATAAGGTCTCACTCTATCCTACAGATATTCCCCAtcaaaaaaagacaattaattATGCTAGCCAAGAACAACTGCCAGTCAACCTAACCCCCCTCCTTAATTTGAAGGCATACAGATCACAGTATAACTCACTGGATGTATAATGCTAGAAATAGTGTGTAATTATCTGAAATTCCAACAGTATTCAATGAAAACCTGACTACAACTTTCTACATCACAAAAGGTCCTTCCTGTTAGCAGCCCACCTCCTAAACCAGACTTAAATACTTAATATACTTAAATAATGGAAATGAATTGCTAAATTTCATCCAATACCTGAAAGGAATATGTTTACAAACTAAGTTGTCCTGCAACTGAAAAGATGTAATGCCTATCTCAACTTTAAATGCAAGGAGATGTTATTTTACAGAGcttatttcagtaaaacaaaaaaatacaacctATATCCACAAGAACCCTATCAAATTTTGCATGATGCGCaaaatcttctgttttcagaactCCAGGTTTTTGTGGACACCCATCACTCCCATACTCCTTCCCCACCACATAGtctatattttctatttttatgtcTGCTGCTCTCTCATAAAGAACTTTACTTTTCTAAAGAACACTAGCAGCAcccccttccctttttgccTTTAAGGTAATAGCTTATGTACAAAAGGGATAATATGTCAAATTACTCATCCCACatctaaaagtattttaaaaattaaatgtcataGAAATCATTTTTAAGAGACATGCTATTTCAGATCCTTGCAATACCCtgtagttttttgtttgctgtttgttttttaaaataaaatttgctcTCACACAAAGGATGGAACAAATGTTTCTCTTGACACTGCCCTAAGCCTGCAAGGGGATGACAGCGAACGCAATGTACCACCAACAAAGGATACAAGTAAGTTAATTGATATGAACACTGTAATATTTAAACTCTCCAAAAGAacttattttaatatgaaaatttAAGATACAAAGGATGACAAGGGATATAGAATTAATCTTTTCACTTCTTAATATCTTTCATATCTCCTGTGGAAAGTCTTCTAACTTCTGATGGAGCAGGCtgaaaaaatttaaagcaaCATCAGGCAGAATCCAAATACACAGAGCACAGCTTATCAGAATCACTACAGACTTACCCAGTCATATCTGCTGTAGAGATGTACCCAAGTTAAAAATGTCAGACAAGacaaccaagaaaaataaaacacacaccCCAAGAAGGTCTACATTTTAACCAAGTCATGATGAAATATGGTGTGCTTAAATTATCTAAATTGATTTCTTCGAATAACTGGCTATTCTCACAGTTTACATCCGATGATCATGGAGGTCAATAGTTAAAATACATCAGGAACATTCCTCACTCTCACTAGCCCAGGTTTCCTACAGGATCTGAGGTACATCATACAGGTTTCTCCTAACAAGCCACAATGATTTCTAAACATGATGGGAACAAAGTTTTTGTCTGCCAAACAGGGCACTGAAAGAAAGACACACACATTCTGAGTGTGTCTGTGACAAAGTTCCAGAGATAACTGATGATTCAGCAGGACCACTGGAGTGTCAACCTCTACCAAAGTTTGAATCAAGGTTAGTTTTTGCCAAATCGGATCTGTCAACAAGCCCTCatcaaaagcagaacaaatcCGTAAGAACACCAGAGCTTTTAGTCGCAGACAAGCATAAAAAATGTTGCCTTTTAAATAGTGACAACATAGTTTTCacagtaattttccatttcctacCCTCTAGCATATGACAAACAAGACACTAAAtcaaaaaaggcaaatgtgGCAGAACTCTGAAGTCTAACAAATGGTTATACTCACAAAGCTAAAGCTCAAACACTCAATTCCCATCTCTGCAGtacttctgtaagaaaaaaaaaataattactctaCTACACATACTGGGTCAGCTTCCCGGTATTGACTGGCTGCTTCTGTAACTCTTCACTGGATGCAGAAGATCCTATTTTGCTTCGTAGTGGTAACAACCCACCTAACAGTATGACAACACCCTCCACACTACAGACAGACCAGTCTGGAAGCCACCCAAAAATCtcacaacacagaaaacacagcagatcAGATAGCAGCAGTGACTAAACTTGATTCAAAGCCACGTTCATTAtatgtatttcagtgtttctgtcaCACAAGattaaagcaaagcagaaatgacTAATACTTTACTAATGTCTATGAGTAACAGGACAAGCCATGAGGGGCTTAAACTACATTAAAAGAAGATACAGAGTTTCTTTCACTAtttaaaatgagagagaaaaaaaccctcagtaaaaaactggaacagattgcctaaAGTAATTATATAATCGTAATTGATggaatttttataaaaaattttctttattaGATTAGACAAAATAGCAGCTAGGAGTAACACAGATGATATGCAACCCTGCCAGAAATGCTCCAATGCAATTACAGTATCAAACATGTGCACTGCCAGATGTTTCTCCTGCAtggattttgcatttcaaaagaatGGCTCATAAGATGACATTTAACATGGTCAGAGTTGTAGTTGTCATAGTCACAATACTCTAAGCCAACTAAACAATGAAACTGTATTCAGATCATTTTCAAGACCTGCTCAGATAAGAACAGAGCAATACATAGGGAAATTAGGCATGataaaatgaatacaaaactcaaaaaacttcagaatattacattttttcagAACTTGAAGTGAATagaattttttaagaaaatctgaTGGGAAATCTTAAAAGATACTAGAGAAAATTCTATTTTGAATATTCAAAGCTTAAGTTAGTTGAATAACTTTTAACTGTCTActcaaaataatttgctttcagatttaCCTACTtgtctgctctgtgtgtgtttaagCGGATCAGTGTACTGCGAGGAAATAGACATCGAAGCTGTACCCCCACTGCCAAAGGAAACAGCCTATCTTTATGCACgatttaacaaaataaaaaggatagCAGTCTCAGATTTTGCTGATATTAGTAAGTAATGTTCAAATTTAAATTTCTGGTTACTTGATATTACATTTGAAGTTGTTGTCCCTTAGTAGTATGCAGAGATTaccaaaatgagaaatattttatactttGCTAGATTTCAGTATGTGTATCACTTAAAGCTTACATTAGTACAGGAAACATGAAGGCAATATGGAAACCCATTTTGGCCCATGCATGCATCTTAATATTCCCACACAATCAGAGAAAGAGCAgattgctaaaaataaaatttgactCTGCATCCCAGCCAGTCTTCAATGACcaagtattatttttccttcaaaagctCCACAGACATCTCTCTCCCAGCTATCTCACCCTACAAGATGACAAACTCTATGAATATCTGGAATCATGctgtctttaagaaaaaaggaagggtCCAGAGTATTTTTCGAATTTAAGACCATGAGGAAATGCAGATGTGGATTATTAGTCATGTTTTAATACCATTTACATTTGTAGATCTCAATTTGGATGGTGCAGTCAACAGCGTAACATCTAACATATACAACCACACACATTTCACCTGCCATGTAATTATACATTCAATAttcaaattttcatttcttttgtgtaAAGCTACCTTGAGACgaattgatttcagtggaaacagGATAGAAGAAATAGAAGATGGCGCCTTTTCAAAGCTTCTGTTATTGGAAGAATTGTCTCTTGCTGAAAATAGACTTCTAAAACTTCCTGTTCTACCTCCCAAACTAACAACATTTAAtgcaaaccaaaacagaatcaAGAGCAGAGGAATCAAAGCAAATGCTTTCAAGGTAAGTTAAATACAATAGTTTAGGTAaccaaagtaaataaat
This window contains:
- the OGN gene encoding mimecan, which gives rise to MKALQTTFFLFVFAPLVNSAPPIQQESLHFYEYDTDVTMGSLIQQDYEMQSKDIRKDGTNVSLDTALSLQGDDSERNVPPTKDTNLPTCLLCVCLSGSVYCEEIDIEAVPPLPKETAYLYARFNKIKRIAVSDFADITTLRRIDFSGNRIEEIEDGAFSKLLLLEELSLAENRLLKLPVLPPKLTTFNANQNRIKSRGIKANAFKRLTNLAYLYLGHNALESVPLNLPESLRILHLQYNNITTITDDTFCKSNNTRYIRTSMDEIRMEGNPILLAKHVNAFSCLRTLPVGTYY